The Branchiostoma lanceolatum isolate klBraLanc5 chromosome 7, klBraLanc5.hap2, whole genome shotgun sequence nucleotide sequence ttgttttgcactgTTTATGTGGAAGTCTGTGTTCCCACGCTTGGTTGTTCCAACAGGTGACCCACCTACACGTAACAggtgagcatgttaaaggggaagggctagcaacccctccctgtgaaaatttaccctgctactaaaacctatgtcctatgtgccactaggctctacaagggtctgaatgaacgaacaaacgaaaAAACAGGTGTTTCAATGCTGTTCATTcttttgactgtatattgatTAGTGCTGACCGAGATTCTCCATAAAAGGTGACCCTGGCCTATTTCATTGTATAACTGTCAAACTAACAATGGGTCATATTGTCAACTTGTTGGACAGAAATATTCTGAGTTGTGTTTTTTCCTGAATATGGAATTAAAGTGTTTTCGGTATCTCTGTACCACATACAAGTCTTTTCACAGAATTTGATTATTTTAAAGGAATGTAGAAGTTTATTAAGACACTTTATTTTCCACTTCTGTGTGTAATCGATATGGCGGTGTCAACAGATAAGATCGCAGACAATCTTCTGTTTGGGAAACATTGACGTGATAAGATCGAGACAGTTCACTGAAGTAAGAAATTCATGAGAGGTCTGACATGTTTATCTTTTAGACATGAaagacctctgacccctcacgctctttttattgcatctcatttgattttgttcattactgtctgtcAATCGTAGATGTCTTGTATCAAATTTGATCTTGGTTATGACTGTCCATCatttttatatgttttcttcttgtattttgattttaatgtatcaatgtgaatggactccaggaagaatagtgtaagattGTAATAATTGAACACCAATGGAGatcccaataaaacaaacaaacaaacaagcatgaACTCTTCCCTAATGTGCTTCTAAATGCACTGTAATCTCCATGATACCTAATATTTCATAGACCCCTGAGCTGAATAATGAACAAATCAGGCGAGAAAATCAGAGAAATTTTTAGAAACCTTTTGGGTGAAAAAAACTTTATGTAATGGAACATGTATTAAGAAAAGGATTTGGAACCTATGCATGTGAAAAAGCCTCTTATCTTAAGGGATTTGATAATGACAGGAAGTTACTAAGCAACAAAGAACTTGCGTTGGATGTTGCGTGTATGGATGGCTTTGGTTGTATGGCGCGTAAggctctgtatctgtatagctagTATAGCTGTAtagcccttcggcataacaccagctttgcaggcacgcagtgttatattacactgaacgacctgtcatacCGGTACCTTAAAAACGCTTAAAATGTCATGAATTCAGGATAACTTATTTGTAGCTGGGCAGAATAAAAGCAACCAACAGCGGTTATCAAATAATTTCCCGATGATGCTTAACTTTGACTTAGagagctcttggttccaattagttgctaactgggagaccccgattCAATCTTGGGTCATGACaacttggttggggctgcactcgtcttttGGACGGGGTATAAAATGAGGATCCTGTGTTCGTGGAGGTGTCTTGTGCACgtttaaggggaagggctagcaaccctccctgtagaaatacaccctgctactgaaacagtgaGAAACTTGCttccctatgtgccactaggcactgcaagggtctgaacaaacgaacaaaccaaAATAGCTCACTACGCCTcacagaaaaacacatgcaGACCCTTGTGATAGAGCCGGACATCATCAGCTGTTGGTACTAATGGTGTATGGCCATGGATGTGTGATTAGTCAAGGGTATTTTGTCTGACCTTTGGATATTTAAAGTGCCCCAATTACAGACCACCATGTGCCTCATTACTCAGTTATGCACCAGTGGCGACTGAGAACTCAGAGGTGTACCGATATGACATAATCATGCTCTTAGCGGTTTCATTCTTGAAGTTCAATGCTTACCACTTACTGGTCCCTTGAAAACAACATAGTAAGTTCAATGCAATGTACAGTAAAAACTGCCCCAAAAGGTCAATCAGGGGGTTGATAAAATTAGGTGTGATGAAATCTGatccatgtggacaggtggtctctATAATGCCTAATTTGTGTTGGTGGGACAAATTATCtttaagggaccaccaagaagtggtcacattggctaaTGACTGTTTATTATGATCATACATTCATGGGTTGAGCACCAGGGCCACTTACAAGAGAGGTCACAGCAGCAAAGTGTTGAAATTTCCCTTGAGTATATGTCTGTTGTTCTTAAATGATTAGCAATAAAGGAGGTATTATTGATCAGatttaagtttccgaacttttggAAACAAGAAATTGTTGATCAAtacctgcctgcctgcctgcctacgtgctcaggccagaacctggccccttgctttccaggaggatcctccatgtagtcctgtcccttgccctagcctctgctagCCTCTGTTGATCAATACATGGCCCCTATATTCATCCTGTTGTTTCCTATTTTCCagagcagtgttctcgccagcctgaaatttttacccgtcatttcaattttcctgtcgggaagaacatatcgagcgccgaaggcgcgaggcgtcgcgccggaggcgtgaccatcctaggggggtccgggggtattctcccccggaaaattttggaatctagaccctctgaaacgctatttcctgcattttgaggggcaaatttcttggtagaataagcttagtttaatgacatctctttcggtgaaaaattacacaagggtttcaggcttaattttggggggaggcgtgccgtcgatcatcgcggtaagatcgaatgttcacacacaagctacatttctatgttgtatacaatcggcaaagaaaaggaaatcaagcacaacaaaactttattacgtatctacgtcctacaaaaaatacacacagaataagtcggcaaaattaaaatttttcagCACTCAatgtcccgtatgctccctgtatttattgaacataatgagaaatttgacaccctactttgagaaagaacgccataaagacgtccatttttttctcccatgttttccacggttaatttctccggtaactgcactgaatgtcttcaaaagttgttgaTTCAGGCCTtcaaacagccgcttcgtcgtgcgatccttgcgatccccgccattcctctaacatctcgcaaattcacgcttagctgaaatcacgcgagtagcgagactcgcatgtcattggtcggtatttcttgacgcgacggagacgacgcactgtgattggtggaatagaatatctgacgcctgtttaccatttcttacgggaagaaagcgcattcaactcagccgccgcggcttgaaactttaataatgttttacagattacagaaagcctgatagctataggaatatttctgaatttttaggcttctttgataacaataactgacggtgaaccgagagggacaaaacagaaataaacgtcagcccgatgcgaccagccaaaactgtggggagggcggcgcatgacgccgagttttcggcggccaccaaatactagtatccaccacggcgctctttgtgtggctggggttgtcgccggcgggcattagaaatgatctagatcgccctcgtcgcgattttccggtgatcctctggagcTTTTgcaaattctaaactctgtctaaatatctttacacacctatttttggccattaaaaatgacgggttgggcaaaaattttgtccgtcatgagcgacaaaaacccgtcaaatgacgggaggacgggcgctggcgagaacactgttccAGAGCGTGTAACAGTAGGAAGATGAAGGAGACCGTAGCGCTGGAACTCAGCTTACATGGCCCCTAAATTCATCCCcttgttttctattttctagAGCGTGTAACAGTAGGAAGATGAAGGAGACCGTAGCGCTGGAACTCAGCTTCGTCAACTCCAACCTGCAGCTGCTGAAGGAGGAACTGTCCGACCTCAACAGCTCCGTGGAGGTGTACCAGAGCGACAGGTCAGtgtgcagggcttgaaattcttttttggaaataggtgccctggtgcacccgacaaaaaaattaggtgcacagaaaacttTTGGGTgtaccacatagaataaagttgaatgtcagcaaaacaaaattaccaagtttaacgctgtaattctatagctaactagatacatcaagtagaatacaacaatgggtaattttagctattctgtctaaaagtgaagtaagtcaagatacttacatttcaagagtattttctgtatactgtactagtgtacaatagtacccttaccttatagcctacaaaaatatctaggtgcactggtacagccacagtcaaaaattaggtgcacagctccaatttttttgcaatgtacCTGATATCTGATGATATGGAGGACATACTCTGGGTGCTCCATAACTAATGGGAGCGTGTGAAAGAAAAGTTTGGCATGAAAGAGTTGCCGTCAAtcattcaatacatgtatatgtgatcaggacggttgaacaaatgactgaacacataGAACATGGTCTATCAATCAATAAATTatttctttttgttctttcacatgttCTTCTTTGATGTAATAAGACTTTACTAATAGTACCAGTTTGCttgtctgtataacgcaaactccagctgtccggggggtTTCTGGtgagcggttacagggcggTGAGCTTGATTTTGACATCAGGCTACCCGTTTGCCAACATTTTGAGAACTTgaggcatatatttgctcattttggagcttttgtacgatttacagctATTGTAGCAAACGTTTTTTTTGAAACGAGTGAAAGTTCATGCTTACACAGATGTCATTCTTATGATCAAGTCATTGTGGTCTCACCAGTCACATCATTGATTGATATCTAATTCTGCAATGTCTATAAATATCCCTCCATACACATTTGTAAATGTCATGTCCTGTATCTCTGTTGGTAGCAGATAGAAGAGACAATAGAAAGGCAAAGGTTATCGGCAGCGTTTTGTCCTGACGATACCCTGTTCTTGATGTCTAATTACCCTGTTCCTGATGTCTAATTACCCTGTTCCCACCTGCAGCGAAAGCAGAGCGACTCCCATGATCCCGCTGGGGCTGAAGGAGACCAAAGATGTGGACTTTCACCTTCCTTTCAAGGTCAGACTCTTGTCCTATTTGTGCTACTAAGAATTAAAGTGACCAATTACACTTAAAGGATAATTTATGGACAACGCTTAACATTGAATAAGAGCAGGCCGACTACGACTTACCACGAATTAAGATAGGTCGCTATGCCTCACGAAAACAGGCAGGCACACCCTCATTTCTGTGTGACGTAAAGAGAATAAGCTGCACAGTTCTGTGTTAGTTGTAACAGTGTTCATGTTGGCTATCATTGACAGAGTGCATAATAAACACTGGGAAGACATAAACTTTGTGACAAACGTAACAAACAAGTAACTTACAAACAAGTGACTTACATAAGTCTAACTTGTGGtctgtccctacaggatttcatcCTGGAACACTACAGCGAGGACAGCAGTGAGTATGACGGAGAACTGAAGGAACTACATGACTTGAGAAGGGTAAGAGTGAATCTTCCATATTGTTGCCTTCCAACATTTCTTCTTGCTACTGAAAATAGTTTCGTACTGTAAGTAAATCTTCGTAAGACTGATTACAACGTTGGTGCCTGCTAGCTAGGGATTTGaatccagaacctttagattctaagtctaCAAATAACCCTAACCCCAGGGCCCAGGACCACCTAATCTAATCGTCATTGTTGTCTCTGCAGGCTATGCGGACCCCTGAGAGAGACGAGGCAGGAATAGAACTACTGATGGAGTACTACAATCAGCTGTACTACGTAGAGAAGAGATTCTTCCCTCCTAACAGACACCTGGGCATCTACTTTCACTGGTAAGTTCAGACAAGTGGTTTAACCAACTAGTTATTAATCTGTCATCAACTTATTCATCGTAATACATACGCTGAATTAGATACAGCTTTTGACTGAGGTTGTCGTCGGGAGTCATGTCAATTTGGTACATGCTTCATTGACAACTAGGCAGTCAGcgacggcagacttcacctcTGTTGCATAatacagggatctccccagaaatatatagcaggatggggggagggtgccgggcacaggatacgtgtcgcgaggggggaggtctggagggggcgcacaactctcaaaaggagagcggatgttgccttttgcctttttcaaacataatggaagttattttctgcaacttcagctttacacctgaaatttctagttttgagcaaaattacaggctttgctgggtaaaaattggaaaaaataccctaactttgaaaatcaacaggatggagctgggatcagaacaggatggaggagcgccactgtatatatatatccctGATAATAGTGGAGCTCATGATCATGCAATTCACCCAAACGGCTTTGTGACCCTTCCAGCGCCATTAatatatacagacacacacagatacacacctacacacacacacacacacacacacacacacatgagtGATCCCGATTcgcgaatcctggtatgaacagtcAGAATCCCGCTCAGAGGGGGGGATAAATACCAATCCACCAATTCCACCTCCAGAATATGAAGGGGTCTTTTAAGTGACACCCTGGACTGTGTGTCCTGCAGATCTTGTGTTTCCAATAGTCACCTCTAGGTCATCTGTTGGCCAAAGGGCAGGACACACAGGGCCCAAGGTTACAGATGGGTGACCTTAGAGCACTGCTCATATTTATCATATTACAACATCTGTACTGGTAGTTATCTGTACCAGTTAGGCCTAGCATAAATATGCAAACTTTTGGGTCAACCACTGGCAAGAGACACTGGCAATACAAAATGTtgatgaaaatttcaaaacagaatcGCAAGTGGTTTTGCAAATTTTctaacagattaaggctttgaacaCTTGATGTAAGAATGCCGTATGATTataatatgatgttgaaaatactagtGTCCTGATGAATTTTATTTTTACATTCTGTTAAACTgtgtttgttttactttaatCGGAAtctaaagagagaaaaaaagataatccctttttgaaaaaaattgtaatgagAAACATGACATTGATTTTCCTCTGCCTTATCTGTGCCAGTTATAGCCAGGCATGCCAAGATATAATCTGACTCACATGTCACCTATAATCAACTGCGAATGGATGTGGAAATAGTGAGAATTCTTCTCGCATTAGAGTATTGAAAGTCTTTTTCTGTTCTGCCGGAGGCGAGGCAATGGCCAGTTTAAACAAATAAAGCCCTCGGAATGCATGACTTGGAGGCACGCAGTCACCATTGATAGTGTAAAAAGAGGACATAGTTGAAATTGTCTTTCACCAGTGAGTTGATATTAGGATTATctgtcttgttgttgttgctgttgctgttgCTGTCTGTCAGTTAAATCTTGGAACAGAATTCCTCGGGCAAGGGGACTGTAATTTCAGGTTTAGATTAAGGAGATGCACTGTAACTAAACGTAACATCAAgtacaggtactggtacagagGTTTGGATTCAGATACTGAACTATTTGACAAAGTAATCTGTGttcttcaatgatgacaaaaACATGAAGTAACAGAAAGTTTATTCAGGCTTCAAGTATCTCATAGAGAGAATCCAATGTTTTCATCCTTGTCCAGTGTtaaattttaatctttttggTAGGAATAACAATTTTGAGTAAGAAAATCAGTGaaaaagttatatatatatcagtctAAGTCTGTTCATGTACAGTACCAGCACATTGATGCTCCGGTATATGTACCTAAATTATTTTCGTGGTACTGTGTGGTACccagtagcctggatgccaggcccccaatctctaaaatatctatcttgtGGGGGTCTGGTCATACTTCTTCTCCACACAATAGATATCTTAGAGATTGgggatctggcatccaggctaggtacCCAGTACCAGCAGTGAATTTTAGGGacgggtacaggtacacgggtttatgtacaggtctggacctaaacctgtaCCCAAGCTACCTGTTCAGAAAATTGTAGATTTTGAATTAGGACAAAAgtatgtttgaactggtaacaacatgtctttgatatttaattgtattatttttatgaaaacacagatgaaaatttgactcaagccttgcaaatgttttttatgtgctggagtatagtatagatgtggctttggtgcactgccatggtaatggtaatttcatagtaattttatttgtcaaagtggccatcccctgagtcaggcttgacctgattagtaccagTCCAGTACCAGTCCAcgagggttcaggtattttggacctgtacctatttgattgtaccggtactgtattggtacagtgtaccagtacacagctctagtctAAGTCCAGCACACATACGTACCTAGTTTAGATACACTGTAGATGAGACTCTCTGTGTTTTCCAGGTTTGACTCCCTGACAGGAGTGCCGTCCAGCCAGCGTACAGTAGCCTTCGAGAAGGGCAGCGTGCTCTTCAACATCGGCGCCCTCTACACACAGATCGGGGCAAAGCAGGACAGAACCAAGAAGGACGGAATCAACGCTGCAATCGACGCTTTCCAGAAAGCAGCAGGTAAGATAATAGAATTCACCACATGACTTAAATGGTACATGCTGTGTCGtgttttaagataaatgaaACAAGACTTATACTTAACACATGGTGTGGTATTTAAAGATAAATGGATCATGTTTATTATACATATTCATTACAGGATTTGTCCTGTTATTCTGTACGTTTGCTGTTAACACTGTGAAAGGCTGGAAATCTTGGGAGTCCATTTTATTTTTGAGTTGGAGTAAAAATGAACATACTGAATGAGCATCTAACTATGTTAAGCTATCTACgtacaaaaaacaaatcatgattatccgacaaacaaacaaacaaactctcaGCCCTggaagcataaccttcttggcaaaggtaacaaaatGCTCTTCTTCCATCTTCAGGTGCATTTAAGTACCTGCAGGATAACTTCAGCCAATCATGATTATccgacaaacaaagaaacaaactctTAGCccagaaaacataaccttcttggcaaaggtaacgaCATGCTCTTCTTCCACCTTCAGGTGCATTTAAGTACCTGCAGGATAACTTCAGCCACGCCCCCAGCATGGACATGGGTCTGGAGACGTTAGAGGCGCTGATAAAGCTGATGCTGGCCCAGGTGCAGGAGTGTGTGTTTGAGAGGAAAGTGTTGGACGGGTGGGAGGAAAACCTCACCAACTGTCTAACAGTGGCTCAGGAGTCTGCAAAGGTTTGTCAGTTTTTGatgttatctttgttttattttccaacCTCCTGTTGGGAGACGGGAAGGGAAATTTTTTAaatttgcttgcaaatattgGTTTTCTAGTTTCATGGGATGTTGTATCAAATGCATTACATCAGCCAAGTCTAAGAGTTTGAACTTCTAGTATGTCTACGGTAGTTGTAGttcattaagtatgcaagtaaggttttgataaacattacaTGATCCATTGATCACAAAATCAGaggcaaaaatatgacgttacCACTGTTTTCCCTTCAGGTGTCTGAAGCTTACAGCATGGTTCACAAGGCCATGAACACGCCTCCTGTCAAGGACTATGTGCCCTTCTCCTGGATCTCTATGGTGTTGGTCAAGTCAGAACACTTCAAGGCACAGTCCCACTACCTGGCAGCTGTGGGCTTCATCGACCAGAAAGGTACCATTCTCCTATGTTGAACCTCGCCTACGGGCCGTGGCATGTACAATATACCTGTATCAGGACAGGTATGGACAGTTTTTATGTTGGTGTATGTATGGTATTTGAAAAAGATCCAAAGGATGTGACAATGACAAATAtgcttctcttcttcttcttctgtaatgTCCTTCTTCCGAGGAATCGGCAATTACTGAAtgcctccccaaggtatattgtataggcagTGGACTATTGATTGGTTTGTTGTTATGAATTGCAAAGTCCAATTAGCTGCATACTTTCATATGTGTGTTGCATGTAACCTGAactattttgtttgtctttacaTTAATTATTTATACTTGTTATTGTCACATCTTTTGGATTTTTTGACAGACTGTGCAGAAAAAAACCCTCATAAATCTGTTGGTACCTGTCCCGATTTCTGCATTTAGGAACACTCACTCAAAACACTCAAGAAAGCCTTTATGCTAGTCTATTACAACTGTTTTTACAGCAATATGGAAAAGTAAAGAAGGGAAAATCCAACAGGAATACAAAACTTTGAAACTGTTAAAAGATGAGCTTTGTATGCATCATGACTGACTTGTGTCTGTTTTTGAATACTCAAGAAAGTCTTTATGCTTTGATACAGTCTATTgaggactgtctccagctttaaatttttttccgtcccactcattgtttgggagctgattcttttaaattttcattgtaaaatttgtcattttaagcttaaaaattacattttcatcagttttatctcatgaaattgatattttgcgGATGGaagagtttgaatttttttctgtcccaagaagcaaatttccgtcccgggatggaAGGAGGggtc carries:
- the LOC136438753 gene encoding rhophilin-1-like isoform X6; translated protein: MTDVIVNGSIEEETGEKSPPNGHRPFRKGSNPLNQTQRGRLQHRRSVLNTQINKEMRMRAGAENLYRACNSRKMKETVALELSFVNSNLQLLKEELSDLNSSVEVYQSDSESRATPMIPLGLKETKDVDFHLPFKDFILEHYSEDSSEYDGELKELHDLRRAMRTPERDEAGIELLMEYYNQLYYVEKRFFPPNRHLGIYFHWFDSLTGVPSSQRTVAFEKGSVLFNIGALYTQIGAKQDRTKKDGINAAIDAFQKAAGAFKYLQDNFSHAPSMDMGLETLEALIKLMLAQVQECVFERKVLDGWEENLTNCLTVAQESAKVSEAYSMVHKAMNTPPVKDYVPFSWISMVLVKSEHFKAQSHYLAAVGFIDQKGDNDEDELEKLLSQVHLRDADSSSPLATDREDRKQLGKAHLREALILHEDALRVHRMCKKLRQIDTLGTILKEAHNKSMTKYSDVEEEDEFYDEVIAPRIQPKTHQRPEIKPPNFANVKVVDIFHRLGPLAVFSARNQWSVPRTCGMEKGEQGFGFVLRGDSPVIVAEVEPGSKAAQGGVKPGDFIVAVDGRNVKWGKHHEVINLILSCGEQVSMQVVTPQGRDYLHPQ